The following nucleotide sequence is from Paenibacillus odorifer.
AATCGATACTGTCAGCCTCAAGGGCAACGGTTTTGTCAGTCATATAACCTCTGGAGATCAAGTAAAAGCAGGTCAAACCCTAATCGAATTTGATCTGGACGTAATTCGCGCGGCAGGTTGTGACACAATTTCGCCTGTAATCGTGACCAGCACAGAGGAGAATCCACCTCAAGTAAGCGGACATTATGGTCAGGTTACAGCAGGACAGGATCTGATTCTTACCGTGGCTTCAAAGTAATTGGTTTATAGAGCACTACTACTATTGAACCGAAAGGATGATTTTAAATGTTGGCTTTTCTACAAAAACTAGGTAAGTCGTTAATGCTTCCTGTTGCAACCATGCCGGCGGCAGCTATTCTTCAAGGGTTTGGTTTGCTTAACTACGAAAAAGATATTCCGCTAGGAGCGACCATTGGTGGATTCCTGAATCAATACTTTGCGCCATTTCTAAACGCCGGAGCGAATGCGATCTTCGGTAACCTTGCCTTAATCTTCGCGGTAGGGGTTGCCATTGGATTTGCCGGTGACGCCGTAGCAGCTTTGTCAGCAGTAATTTCTTACATGGTACTGACCAAGATTCTGCTTATCGTACCGCTTCAGTTCTCTTTCATCAATGATGATGTTGTATTGAACATGGGTGTGCTTGGTGGTATTTTTGCCGGTGCTTGGGCAGCATTCTTATACAAGAGATATCACAATATAAAAATGCCTGATTGGCTCGGATTTTTTGCAGGTAAACGTTTTGTCCCAATCATTACGGCAGCTTCTATGATGGTTCTTGCTGTATTTGTGGGTATGATCTGGAGTCCGATACAAGATGTTATTAGTGACTTCGGGAACTGGGTTGTGTCACTGGGGGCTGTTGGAGCATTCATCTTCGGTACAGCTAACCGCTTGCTGATTCCGTTCGGTCTTCACCACGTGCTTAATACGATTGCTTGGTTCCAAATTGGTGATTTTACGAATGCAGCTGGTGAACTGGTGCATGGTGACTTGTACCGCTTCTTCGCTGGAGATAAAACTGCTGGGATGTTTATGACTGGATTCTTCCCAATTATGATGTTTGCGCTTCCAGGGGCAGCACTTGCATTTATTCATACAGCTAAACCGGAAAAACGTAAAATGGTTGCTTCCATCTTCATCGGTTCTGCCATTGCTTCTTTCTTAACAGGGATCACTGAACCACTTGAGTTCTCCTTTATGTTCGTAGCACCACTCTTGTACGGAGTTCATGCTTTATTAACAGGATTCTCCATGGCCTTGATGTACATTTTAGATGTTAAGCTTGGTTTTGGTTTCTCCGCAGGTTTGATCGATTATCTTGTAAACCTGAAACTGTCTACTAATGCATGGATACTTATTCCTGTGGGTCTTGGATTCTTCGTCTTGTATTATGTACTATTCCGCTTTATTATCTCATTGTTCAAGCTAAAAACACCTGGACGTGAAGATGATGATGAAGAAAGTCTGTTAGCACCACCTGGAGGTAATGGAACGCCTTCATCGTCTTCTAAAGCTGCTCAAATTCTTGAGAACATCGGCGGTCCATCGAACATCCGCAATATCGATGCATGTATCACACGCCTTCGTCTGATTGTTAATGACGAAAAAGCCGTTAAAGATTCCGCATTGAAACAGCTCGGAGCTTCTGGTGTTATGAGACTGGGTCAAGGGGCTGTGCAGATCGTATTTGGTCCAAAATCAGAGCAAATTAAAGATGATATTCAAAAGCTGTTATAACTAAATTGATCATGTTAAATTCATTAAACAGGGCTGGTTCTTATACCAGTCCTGTTTTTTTGCTGTGTCCAGAGATAAAGGGTTGCTTTATAGATAATGCCTAGTATAATACTTGGTATAAGTAGGCAAAGGAGTCGGTACACATGTCAGTCGATGATTATTTGGATCTTTTAAATTACGCCAAGGCGA
It contains:
- the nagE gene encoding N-acetylglucosamine-specific PTS transporter subunit IIBC, which encodes MLAFLQKLGKSLMLPVATMPAAAILQGFGLLNYEKDIPLGATIGGFLNQYFAPFLNAGANAIFGNLALIFAVGVAIGFAGDAVAALSAVISYMVLTKILLIVPLQFSFINDDVVLNMGVLGGIFAGAWAAFLYKRYHNIKMPDWLGFFAGKRFVPIITAASMMVLAVFVGMIWSPIQDVISDFGNWVVSLGAVGAFIFGTANRLLIPFGLHHVLNTIAWFQIGDFTNAAGELVHGDLYRFFAGDKTAGMFMTGFFPIMMFALPGAALAFIHTAKPEKRKMVASIFIGSAIASFLTGITEPLEFSFMFVAPLLYGVHALLTGFSMALMYILDVKLGFGFSAGLIDYLVNLKLSTNAWILIPVGLGFFVLYYVLFRFIISLFKLKTPGREDDDEESLLAPPGGNGTPSSSSKAAQILENIGGPSNIRNIDACITRLRLIVNDEKAVKDSALKQLGASGVMRLGQGAVQIVFGPKSEQIKDDIQKLL